A genomic stretch from Lathyrus oleraceus cultivar Zhongwan6 chromosome 2, CAAS_Psat_ZW6_1.0, whole genome shotgun sequence includes:
- the LOC127119532 gene encoding cullin-3A gives MSNQRKRNFQIEAFKHRVIMDPRYAEHTWKILEHAIHEIYNKNASSLSFEELYRNAYNMVLHKFGEKLYSGLVATMTFHLKEIARSVEATQGTSFLEELNRKWIDHNKALEMIRDILMYMDRTYITYTRKARVYELGLNLWRENVIYSNQIRIRLLNTLLDLVYSERVGDVVNRGLIRNITMMLMNLGPAYRQEFETHFLQASAEFYRVESQKFIECCDCGDYLKKAERRLDEEMDRVSHYLDPKTEKKISNVVEKEMIENHMLRLIHMENSGLVNMLCDDKYEDLGRMYNLFRRVNDGLSNIIEVMTSHVRESGKQLVTDPERLNDPVEFVQRLLDEKDKYDKIINLAFSNDKLFQDALSLAFKFYINLNPRSPEFISLFVDDKFRKGLKGVSEGDVEITLDKVMILFRYLDEKDMFEKYYKQHLAKRLLSGKAVSNDAERSFIVKLKTECGFQFTAKLEGMFTDMKTSLDTMQGFYARHPELGYGPTLTVQVLTAGSWPSLSSVACNLPVEMLELCEKFQSYYLGIHNGRRLTWQNNMGTADLKATFGKGQRHELNVSTYQVCVLMLFNDADRLSYREIEQATEIPASDLKRCLQSLALVKGRNVLRKEPMTKDVSEDDAFFFNDEFSSKLYKVKIGTVVATKETEPEKLETRQKVQEDRKLQIDSAIVRIMKARKQLDHNNLIAEVTKMLQSRFIANLTDVKKRIESLIEREFMERDNSDRKLYRYLA, from the coding sequence GAATGCTTACAATATGGTTCTTCACAAATTTGGTGAGAAGCTATACTCTGGGTTGGTTGCCACCATGACTTTTCATCTCAAAGAGATAGCcagatctgttgaagcaactcaAGGAACTTCCTTTCTGGAAGAACTAAACAGAAAATGGATTGATCATAATAAGGCGTTAGAAATGATTAGAGACATTCTGATGTACATGGATAGGACTTATATCACATACACCCGGAAGGCCAGAGTTTATGAACTTGGCCTGAACCTGTGGAGAGAAAATGTTATTTATTCAAACCAGATAAGGATTCGACTGTTGAATACTCTTTTGGATTTAGTATACAGTGAGCGTGTTGGGGATGTTGTTAATAGAGGACTGATTAGGAATATAACAATGATGCTGATGAATTTGGGTCCTGCTTATAGACAAGAATTTGAAACTCATTTTCTGCAAGCTTCAGCTGAATTCTACAGGGTTGAATCCCAGAAATTTATTGAGTGTTGTGATTGTGGGGATTATCTCAAGAAAGCTGAGAGGCGCCTGGATGAGGAAATGGATAGAGTGAGCCATTACTTGGACCCTAAGACTGAAAAGAAGATTTCTAATGTGGTGGAGAAGGAGATGATTGAAAATCACATGCTTAGATTAATCCACATGGAGAACTCTGGCTTAGTTAACATGCTTTGTGATGATAAATATGAAGATTTGGGAAGAATGTATAACTTGTTTCGTCGTGTTAACGATGGTCTCTCGAATATAATTGAAGTGATGACTTCCCATGTGAGAGAGTCCGGTAAACAGCTTGTTACTGATCCAGAAAGGCTGAATGATCCTGTTGAATTCGTGCAGAGGCTCTTAGATGAGAAAGATAAATACGACAAGATTATAAACTTGGCGTTTAGTAATGACAAGTTGTTCCAAGATGCTTTGAGTTTAGCGTTTAAATTTTACATTAACTTGAACCCCCGTTCTCCAGAGTTCATTTCACTATTTGTAGATGATAAGTTTCGAAAGGGTCTAAAGGGAGTTAGCGAGGGTGATGTAGAGATTACTCTTGACAAAGTGATGATCCTATTCCGGTACTTGGACGAAAAAGATATGTTTGAGAAGTATTACAAACAGCATCTGGCAAAGCGGCTTTTGTCTGGAAAAGCAGTTTCTAATGATGCCGAGAGGAGTTTCATAGTTAAGCTCAAGACAGAATGTGGATTCCAATTTACTGCAAAATTAGAGGGCATGTTCACTGACATGAAAACATCTTTAGACACAATGCAGGGCTTTTATGCCCGCCACCCTGAGTTAGGTTATGGTCCTACACTTACTGTGCAGGTTCTAACAGCAGGGTCTTGGCCATCTCTTTCTAGTGTGGCATGTAACCTTCCGGTGGAAATGTTGGAACTTTGCGAGAAATTTCAGTCATATTACCTCGGCATTCATAATGGCAGGAGATTGACATGGCAAAATAATATGGGCACAGCAGACTTAAAAGCTACTTTTGGGAAAGGACAGAGACATGAGTTAAATGTATCCACCTATCAAGTGTGTGTTCTCATGCTGTTTAATGATGCTGATAGACTAAGCTACAGGGAAATTGAGCAGGCAACTGAGATTCCAGCTTCAGATTTGAAGAGGTGTCTGCAATCTTTGGCTTTGGTTAAGGGAAGAAATGTCCTCAGGAAGGAGCCTATGACTAAAGATGTCAGTGAGGATGATGCATTCTTCTTTAATGACGAGTTCAGTAGCAAACTGTATAAGGTGAAAATAGGAACTGTAGTTGCAACAAAGGAAACAGAACCAGAGAAACTGGAAACTCGACAAAAAGTACAAGAGGACCGGAAGTTGCAAATTGACTCAGCAATAGTAAGGATTATGAAAGCTAGGAAACAACTTGATCATAACAATCTTATAGCTGAGGTAACAAAGATGTTACAGTCGCGATTCATCGCAAATCTAACTGATGTGAAGAAACGGATTGAGTCTCTTATTGAGCGGGAATTTATGGAGAGAGATAATAGTGACAGAAAACTATATAGGTATCTTGCATAG